GCAGCAACATCTTCTTCGATCGCATTGACGATACCGGTCTCGAAGAGATGTGGCAGACGCTCAAGCGCCGCAAACCGTACCTCGCGCACGGTCACCCTTCGACGATGTTCGCGCTCGCGTGCTACATCGAGCGCAAGTACGGCAGCGACAAAGCGTTCTCCGTGTTCGAATCGAGCGGTGAGCTGCTCGAGCCGCATCAGCGCGAGATGATCGAGCGCGCGCTGCGCTGCCGCGTGATCGACCGTTACGGCCTCGCCGAACTCGGCGTGATGGCCTACGAGCTCGACGGTCACGAACATGGTTTCCAGATCCTGGACTCGGAAGGCTGGCCGGAAAGCCGCGTCGATCATGACGGTGTGGACGGCACACATGAGCTCGTGCTCACGGGCTACCGCAACCGGCTGATGCCGCTCATCCGCTATGCCACGGGTGACATGGCGCGTGTTGAGGAGCGCGAGAACGGATTCTTCCTCACCGATGTGGTGGGCCGCATTCACGACGTCGTGCCGATCAATGGCGTTGCGCATCCTACGCACCACATCCAGGACATGCTCGACCATCGTGTCGGTGGCATTCAGGAGTTCCAGATCGACTTGCGGACCTCGCCGCCGACGCTGCGCATCGTGCTCGAGCCGTGGGCGAACGAAGAAGACACGACGAGGAAGCTGCGCGACTATTGGCAGGACGCGTTCACGATCGCCTATGTCGACCATGATGCGTTCGTGCGCGTCGGCCGGCGCGCGAAGTTCCGTCACGTGGTGACTGCATGATCGGCGTACTCTTTCCCGAAACGTCCAGCGCTGCCGGCCGGCTCGTGCTGGCGGCACTGCAGCGCTCAGTCAGCGCCGCGCAGGCGCGCCCGCTCGCTTGTGCTGGGCTCTTCGCGGCCGGCACGCCCGCGCTCATCGTTGCGGTCGATGTGCCGGACGCGTGGGGCGACGCGCTCGTCGAATGGATTGACGGAAGTGCCGGCAAACTCCTCGTATTTGGCCGATTGCCTGAGGCGCTCGCGAGCCGCCTCGGCTGCACGCATGCGGCGTGGCCCCAGGGGCTCGCCGAGGCTGCGCGAAGCGTGCCCGCGCTCGCCGGCCATGATGCGCAGAGCGCAGCGCGCGTGCGTTATGACGACACGGCTACGATGCTGGGAGGGCGAGCCTGGGAGCGGCCCTTCGAGCGATTTGATTTCACCGACGAGTGGAACAACCTGGGCTATGGCGCGATTCGCGCCGATCATTCGATATGGGCATTGCGTCATCCCTTGGATGTGCCGCCGGCTGCGCGGCTTGCTTCGGTTGAGATCGACGGCGCGGCTCGCCTGGCTTACGCCGCACTGTGGCAGCAGGCACAGTCGAGCGTGCTCTGGTTTAACCGCTCGGTGGGGCCATGCGACTCATTCGAATGGCGTCTCGTCGAGAATTTTCTTTCTGCCCACCGGGCGGATGTCCTGCCGTGTCAGCCGGTGTTGAGCGAGATCCCTTGGGGATATGACGCCGCGATCACATCGCGCCTCGACTGCGACGAAGACATCGAGTCGGCGCGTGCGCTATGGCAGGCCTACCAGCGCCTCGGCGTGCCGTTTTCTCTCGCGATCCATACGTCCAATCTGCGCGACGACACGCACTACGCAATCCTGCGCGAGTTCGCCGCCTCTGCCGGTACTGCACTGATGTCGCATACCGCAACGCATGCGCCGAATTGGGGCGGCAGCTACGAAGCAGCGCTGGCGGAAGGTACCGAATCGATGCGCCTGATCGAAGAGGTGACTGGGCAGCGCGTGCGCTATGCGGTGTCGCCATTCCACCAGAGCCCGGACTACGCGCT
The Paraburkholderia acidiphila genome window above contains:
- a CDS encoding phenylacetate--CoA ligase family protein, with protein sequence MRADHPLVRYGRTLFLHQPFRLLKGMAGAYVAYPIAESREQRSVRPKVDELRRYYQQPFTQRRKIALERLVSILQFAGEHVPYYRDLFRERGFDPLKAGQDPRYLEELPYLTKDVIREQGARLFSRPLEEVRHHACKTGGSTGLSCTIFYDQVAADYSSAVTFYARRRIGKHGYRSELHFACRFPDEAVPPWPSREDFKCFAMNRSNIFFDRIDDTGLEEMWQTLKRRKPYLAHGHPSTMFALACYIERKYGSDKAFSVFESSGELLEPHQREMIERALRCRVIDRYGLAELGVMAYELDGHEHGFQILDSEGWPESRVDHDGVDGTHELVLTGYRNRLMPLIRYATGDMARVEERENGFFLTDVVGRIHDVVPINGVAHPTHHIQDMLDHRVGGIQEFQIDLRTSPPTLRIVLEPWANEEDTTRKLRDYWQDAFTIAYVDHDAFVRVGRRAKFRHVVTA
- a CDS encoding polysaccharide deacetylase family protein; translation: MIGVLFPETSSAAGRLVLAALQRSVSAAQARPLACAGLFAAGTPALIVAVDVPDAWGDALVEWIDGSAGKLLVFGRLPEALASRLGCTHAAWPQGLAEAARSVPALAGHDAQSAARVRYDDTATMLGGRAWERPFERFDFTDEWNNLGYGAIRADHSIWALRHPLDVPPAARLASVEIDGAARLAYAALWQQAQSSVLWFNRSVGPCDSFEWRLVENFLSAHRADVLPCQPVLSEIPWGYDAAITSRLDCDEDIESARALWQAYQRLGVPFSLAIHTSNLRDDTHYAILREFAASAGTALMSHTATHAPNWGGSYEAALAEGTESMRLIEEVTGQRVRYAVSPFHQSPDYALHALCDAGYAGCVGGIIRNDPEFLIARGGTLAGLPDGFIGHSQQTMLHGDCMLASGDALAVFKEAFDLARETRTLFGYLDHPFSPRYEYGWTDEAVRIAAHEQLIAHIRSRAVKPIFLDENAALDFLGAKASIQVVEDGDAFRFIAPRASSNALVFAVEYRGECVPVTNKGLPR